Proteins from one Sarcophilus harrisii chromosome 2, mSarHar1.11, whole genome shotgun sequence genomic window:
- the LOC100914095 gene encoding olfactory receptor 6-like has product MREENITNVNEFILVGFPTAIWLQILLFFLFLGNYLFVLMENLVIILTVWINGSLHKPMYYFLGSMSFLEIWYISVTVPKMLVGFLLHPNTISFLGCMTQLYFFISLVCTECVLLASMAYDRYVAICHPLHYPVIMTTELCMQLITSSWICGFSIAVAKVYFISRVTFCNNNILNHFFCDVSPVLKLACKNFSTAETVDFSLAIVILIFPFTATVISYGFIISTVLRIPSAAGQRKAFSTCASHLTVVVIYYMAVIFMYVRPRAIASFNSNKLISAIYAVLTPMLNPIIYCLRNQEVKDAIRKTIVNGWGLFLRDSSL; this is encoded by the coding sequence atgagggaagaaaatatCACTAATGTCAATGAGTTTATCCTTGTGGGTTTCCCAACTGCTATCTGGCTGCAGAttctacttttcttcctcttccttggaAACTATCTATTTGTACTGATGGAGAATCTGGTCATCATCCTCACTGTCTGGATCAATGGTTCCCTCCACAAGCCAATGTACTACTTCCTGGGTAGTATGTCATTTTTGGAGATATGGTACATTTCCGTCACTGTCCCAAAGATGCTAGTTGGATTTCTTCTTCATCCTAATACCATATCCTTTCTGGGTTGCATGACTCAACTCTACTTCTTCATTTCACTTGTCTGCACAGAATGTGTGCTTCTGGCTTCAATGGCATATGACCGTTATGTAGCAATTTGCCATCCACTCCACTACCCAGTCATCATGACTACAGAGCTCTGTATGCAGCTGATTACCAGCTCCTGGATATGTGGCTTTTCTATTGCTGTAGCCAAAGTCTATTTCATCTCACGTGTCACCTTCTGTAATAATAACATCTTAAACCACTTTTTTTGTGATGTTTCTCCAGTCCTAAAACTGGCTTGCAAGAATTTTTCTACAGCTGAGACAGTGGACTTTAGCTTAGCCATTGTGATCCTTATATTCCCCTTCACAGCTACTGTTATCTCCTATGGCTTTATTATCTCCACTGTCCTGCGCATTCCCTCAGCTGCTGGACAGCGAAAGGCCTTCTCCACCTGTGCCTCCCACCTCACTGTGGTAGTCATCTATTATATGGCAGTTATCTTCATGTATGTTCGGCCTCGAGCCATTGCTTCCTTCAATTCCAACAAGTTGATCTCAGCCATATATGCAGTCCTTACACCTATGTTAAATCCCATCATCTACTGCCTGAGGAACCAAGAGGTCAAGGATGCTATCAGAAAGACTATAGTCAATGGCTGGGGACTATTCTTGAGAGATTCCTCTTTGTGA